One Huiozyma naganishii CBS 8797 chromosome 5, complete genome DNA segment encodes these proteins:
- the TAF1 gene encoding histone acetyltransferase (similar to Saccharomyces cerevisiae TAF1 (YGR274C); ancestral locus Anc_5.25) — MAGSKAPSSNAKKASKSSANNDLTNEDEAYDAIFNGEFGSMEVGSFINGKDAEGATEHLPDAVDFEDEDELADEEDPDIDGPGAVHGGSNGSGQKHMTAVDSSASIIDYGSSHLVMEDFQNGNSMQDVKMDDHFSRPRTHSEEFMAVISHDERALDGDNLGANEDVFQNENNALFMGMDNTSMTFMDNTAASYDIFNMGDGQRPHYEQQQQLSLSEGQMRRSSSHQMPVNDEAIRQRKMKNKADRERRLLKYYFPDFKKGKIMKWNRCIYRKKFPYPWYRDVFHKQPKPLFPVNLKIKVQPDQKRIFNTVDYSTLVQNRKHRNSLLNVTPDGFQSEDIDNEEQRPADNKTIPEDLLIATDSWDQDKIIDNSSSPTPSVIIKDLTKNNLLDDNESDWDWDPHDLVDAKLHTAKVAELDMNDEKLLLLLNKPTGSNTASRKLGHWNSSALEIPSTDKLLSQKFNISNDHTYAILKHTHQPKIRATISNLNIEHSKPASNLQSPFYKVNLLRNELRFFHRPRFGEQIQYGSVITFNRLKTRKRKRDKGKDVKESFGTSQDLTVGDTAPVYLMEYSEQTPLALSKFGMANKLINYYRKTSEEDTLRPKLSVGETHVLGVQDKSPFWNFGFVEPGHIVPTLYNNMIRAPVFKHEVSGTDFLMVRSTGHGVNSRFFLRNINHLFTVGQTLPVEEIPGPNSRKVTSMRATRLRMIVYRILNRVPARAISIEPITKHFPDQDYGQNRQKIKEFMKYQRDGPDKGLWKLKEGEPLLDNENTKKLMSPEQISEVESMSHALQFMEDNENYNFDEKLLKLEEELLPWNITRNFINSTQMRAMVQIHGAGDPTGCGEGFSFLKTSMKGGFVRSNSETPGADKGSSKQNSHTYNVVQQQKVYNEEIARTWYTHAKSLSVTNPFEEIDDLDMVNPTNSHVRTRSADGKILRIIRKTRDANGIIQRQTVVIRDPRVIKGYLKGKERRKEAKLDVNKLLEEDAANINNLEELEMQKKLLQNELANLEKSQQRRAARQGTRRKVDSNGKVTKNKNTTRRCATCGQVGHIRTNKTCPMYNVSGAQTSSAALNVDLVRNSSAMNLAAMSASPGPSTPGFPPSMGATPLQNDISASSPRKADSRPDTDANTIVP, encoded by the coding sequence ATGGCAGGTAGTAAAGCTCCTTCCTCTAACGCGAAAAAAGCGAGCAAAAGTTCCGCCAATAACGATCTAACAAATGAGGATGAGGCCTATGACGCTATATTCAATGGAGAGTTCGGGTCCATGGAGGTGGGTTCGTTCATCAACGGGAAGGATGCCGAAGGAGCAACAGAGCATTTACCTGACGCGGTGGACtttgaggatgaggacgaACTAGCGGATGAGGAAGATCCGGACATCGATGGTCCAGGAGCTGTGCATGGTGGTAGCAACGGCAGTGGTCAGAAACATATGACGGCAGTGGACTCCAGCGCATCAATAATTGACTATGGTTCCTCTCATTTAGTCATGGAGGACTTTCAAAATGGAAATTCTATGCAAGACGTCAAGATGGATGATCACTTCAGTAGACCCAGGACACATAGCGAAGAATTCATGGCCGTTATTTCCCATGACGAAAGAGCTTTGGATGGAGATAATCTAGGAGCAAATGAAGATGTGTttcaaaacgaaaataACGCTTTATTTATGGGTATGGACAACACTTCGATGACTTTCATGGACAATACAGCGGCATCCTATGACATATTTAATATGGGGGACGGGCAACGACCTCATTAtgagcagcagcagcagctaAGTTTATCTGAGGGACAGATGCGTCGTTCGTCGAGTCATCAAATGCCGGTAAATGATGAAGCCATCAGacagaggaagatgaaaaaTAAAGCCGATAGGGAGAGGAGGCTACTGAAGTATTATTTCCCTGACTTTAAGAAGGGTAAAATCATGAAGTGGAACAGGTGCATttatagaaaaaaatttccTTACCCTTGGTATAGAGATGTGTTCCATAAGCAGCCAAAACCTTTATTTCCAGTGAACTTGAAAATCAAAGTACAGCCAGACCAGAAAAGAATATTCAATACCGTGGATTATTCAACGCTAGTACAAAATAGGAAGCATAGAAACAGTCTATTGAATGTGACACCCGATGGATTTCAAAGCGAGGATATCGACAATGAGGAGCAACGGCCGGCTGATAATAAAACGATACCGGAAGACTTGCTGATAGCGACTGATTCTTGGGATCAAGATAAGATAATTGATAATTCCAGCTCTCCGACACCGTCAGTCATAATTAAGGACTTAACCAAAAACAACTTGCTGGATGATAATGAATCAGATTGGGATTGGGATCCGCATGACTTGGTCGACGCCAAACTCCACACGGCAAAGGTGGCAGAGTTAGATATGAACGATGAGAAGTTACTCTTGTTACTAAACAAACCTACTGGCAGCAATACTGCCAGTAGAAAACTGGGCCATTGGAATTCGTCTGCGTTAGAAATACCGAGCACTGATAAGTTGCTATCgcaaaaattcaacatcTCGAATGACCACACTTATGCAATCCTTAAACATACACACCAGCCAAAGATTCGTGCTACGATATCCAATTTGAATATAGAGCACTCGAAACCAGCTTCGAACTTGCAGTCGCCGTTTTACAAGGTTAACTTGCTGCGGAACGAACTACGGTTTTTCCACAGGCCTAGATTTGGTGAACAAATACAGTATGGTAGTGTGATTACATTCAATAGATTGAAGACACGTAAGCGTAAGAGAGACAAGGGTAAAGATGTCAAGGAATCATTTGGCACATCCCAGGATCTAACGGTAGGAGACACGGCTCCTGTATACCTGATGGAGTACTCCGAACAAACACCATTGGCTCTTTCGAAGTTTGGTATGGCTAACAAGCTTATTAATTACTACAGAAAGACTTCGGAAGAGGATACTCTGCGCCCAAAACTTTCTGTTGGTGAGACACATGTTCTAGGTGTACAGGATAAGTCCCCATTTTGGAATTTTGGTTTTGTGGAACCTGGGCACATTGTACCAACATTGTATAATAACATGATACGTGCACCGGTGTTCAAGCACGAGGTTTCCGGTACTGACTTCCTGATGGTCAGAAGTACTGGGCACGGCGTTAACAGCAGGTTTTTCTTAAGAAATATCAACCATCTGTTCACAGTAGGCCAAACTCtccctgttgaagaaattccaGGTCCAAATTCTAGAAAGGTTACCTCTATGAGGGCTACCAGGTTGAGAATGATTGTCTATAGGATTTTAAACAGAGTGCCAGCGCGGGCTATCTCTATTGAGCCTATTACAAAGCATTTCCCAGATCAAGACTACGGGCAAAACAGGCAAAAGATCAAAGAGTTTATGAAATACCAAAGAGACGGGCCAGATAAAGGTTTGtggaaattgaaggaagGCGAGCCCTTACTGGACAACGAAAACACGAAAAAACTGATGTCTCCAGAGCAGATTTCAGAAGTTGAGTCCATGAGCCATGCACTCCAATTCATGGAGGACAATGAGAATTATAATTTTGATGAGAAGTTGCTCAAGCTTGAAGAGGAACTCTTGCCCTGGAACATCACTAGGAATTTCATCAACTCAACCCAAATGCGTGCCATGGTGCAAATTCATGGTGCTGGTGACCCAACTGGTTGCGGTGAAGGTTTCTCTTTTCTGAAAACCTCGATGAAGGGTGGATTTGTCAGGTCTAATTCCGAGACCCCTGGCGCTGACAAAGGTAGTAGTAAGCAGAATTCTCACACTTACAATGTTGTCCAGCAGCAAAAAGTGTATAACGAGGAGATTGCCCGTACTTGGTATACCCATGCAAAAAGTCTGAGCGTGACAAATCCGTTCGAAGAGATAGATGATTTGGATATGGTGAACCCAACCAACTCGCATGTCCGTACCCGTTCAGCGGACGGCAAAATACTAAGGATCATCCGTAAAACGAGGGATGCAAACGGTATTATACAGAGGCAGACTGTCGTGATACGTGATCCAAGAGTCATTAAAGGTTATCTAAAGGGTAAggagagaagaaaagaggCCAAGTTAGACGTGAATAAGCTACTAGAGGAGGATGCAGCGAACATTAATAACCTGGAAGAGTTGGAGATGCAAAAGAAGCTACTACAAAATGAGCTTGccaatttggagaagtcGCAGCAGAGAAGAGCTGCTCGTCAAGGCACCAGAAGGAAAGTGGACAGCAACGGTAAAGTCACCAAAAATAAGAACACCACAAGGCGCTGTGCTACGTGTGGGCAAGTCGGGCACATCAGAACGAATAAGACGTGTCCTATGTACAATGTTTCTGGGGCGCAAACTTCTAGTGCAGCCTTGAACGTTGATCTGGTTAGGAACAGTAGTGCTATGAATCTGGCGGCAATGTCAGCCAGCCCTGGTCCGTCTACCCCAGGTTTCCCGCCCTCCATGGGGGCGACACCTCTACAAAATGACATCTCGGCATCGTCGCCTAGGAAGGCGGACTCGAGACCCGATACTGATGCAAACACGATTGTGCCCTGA
- the LIP1 gene encoding sphingosine N-acyltransferase subunit LIP1 (similar to Saccharomyces cerevisiae LIP1 (YMR298W); ancestral locus Anc_5.26), whose product MTSETTNKVNSKHFKPKPRIKALFQYIILSLLLIAAVEYFKYSTRINYEWFHCTIVRDPIRDSMGEPSSVFKLSAVGGPSCDKRGELKTIMKRIVRDYEPNEENLSFCLIENESVKPIHYPLGEVKGEAGYWAYVGYDSDKELVKEMCNDATLYHL is encoded by the coding sequence ATGACTTCTGAGACAACAAACAAAGTCAACAGCAAACATTTCAAACCAAAGCCAAGGATCAAGGCTCTGTTCCAATATATCATTCTTTCCCTGCTGCTGatcgctgctgttgagTACTTCAAATATTCGACCAGAATCAACTACGAATGGTTCCATTGCACAATCGTAAGAGACCCGATCAGGGACTCCATGGGTGAGCCGTCCTCGGTGTTCAAACTGTCCGCCGTGGGGGGTCCAAGTTGCGACAAGAGAGGCGAACTAAAGACGATCATGAAGAGAATCGTCAGGGATTACGAACCAAACGAGGAAAACTTGTCCTTCTGCCTCATTGAAAACGAGAGCGTAAAGCCTATCCATTATCCATTGGGGGAAGTTAAGGGCGAAGCGGGTTACTGGGCTTACGTGGGCTATGATTCAGACAAGGAACTGGTGAAGGAGATGTGTAATGATGCCACTCTCTACCATTTATAG
- the GPH1 gene encoding glycogen phosphorylase (similar to Saccharomyces cerevisiae GPH1 (YPR160W); ancestral locus Anc_3.510), translating to MSPSYPSTTNDMITEEPSSPKQIPRLTRRLTGFLPQEIKAIDAMIPLQSRALWNKHQVKKFKDEQDFQSRFVDHVETTLARSLYNCDDLAAYEATSMSVRDNLVIDWNKTQQKFTTRDPKRVYYLSLEFLMGRALDNALINMEVEDDEKHTTGGPPSSAGSSDPKKQNPNSREMIGDALDQLGFRLEDVLEKEQDAGLGNGGLGRLAACFVDSMATENIPAWGYGLRYQYGIFSQKIIDGYQVETPDYWLNFGNAWEIERNEVQFPITFYGYVDRSEKDASTLSPSQWIGGERIIAVAYDMPVPGYKTSNVNNLRLWQARPTTEFDFAKFNSGDYRNSVGQQQRAESITAVLYPNDNFEQGKELRLKQQYFWCSASLHDIIRRFKKSKRPWSEFPDQIAIQLNDTHPTLALVELQRILVDLEKLDWHEAWEIVTNTFAYTNHTVMQEALEKWPVGLFGHLLPRHLEIIYDINWFFLQEVAKKFPKDIDLLSRISIIEEAGAERQIRMAFLAIVGSHKVNGVAELHSELIKKTIFHDFVKFYGESKFTNVTNGITPRRWLKQANPKLTDLIAEAINDPQFNFLLDMPKLTEMTKFAEDKEFQDKWDKVKQHNKIRLADLIKNLNDGVDIIDREHISDTMFDIQVKRIHEYKRQQLNVFGVVYRYLAMKTMLKNGVPIEEVAKKFPRKVSIFGGKSAPGYYMAKLIIKLINSVAEVVNNDAEIENLLKVVFIPEYNVSKAEIIIPASDISEHISTAGTEASGTSNMKFVMNGGLIIGTVDGANVEITREIGEDNIFLFGNLSENVEDLRYNHQYHPTALPEDLEKVLDYIEQGNFSPENPQEFKPIVDAVKQHGDYYLVSDDFDSYIATQELADQFYHNDRREWIKKSILSVANIGFFSSDRCIQEYSETIWNVEPVKA from the coding sequence ATGTCGCCATCCTACCCAAGCACCACTAACGATATGATCACCGAGGAGCCGTCCTCTCCAAAGCAGATCCCGCGGCTCACGAGGAGACTCACCGGGTTCCTGCCCCAGGAGATCAAGGCGATCGACGCAATGATCCCCCTGCAGTCGAGGGCCCTGTGGAACAAGCACCAGgtcaagaagttcaaagaCGAGCAGGACTTCCAGTCGCGGTTCGTGGACCACGTGGAGACCACCCTCGCGAGGTCCCTGTACAACTGTGACGACCTGGCAGCGTACGAGGCAACGTCCATGTCCGTGAGGGACAACCTGGTCATCGACTGGAACAAGACGCAGCAGAAGTTCACCACGAGAGACCCAAAGAGAGTGTACTACCTGTCCCTCGAGTTTTTGATGGGGAGAGCGCTGGACAACGCGCTGATCAACATGGAGgtcgaggacgacgagaaACACACCACGGGCGGGCCCCCATCTAGTGCCGGTTCCTCAGACCCGAAGAAACAGAACCCGAACTCTCGCGAGATGATCGGGGACGCGCTGGACCAGTTGGGGTTCAGACTGGAGGACGTCCTGGAGAAGGAACAGGACGCCGGGTTGGGGAACGGCGGGCTCGGGAGACTGGCCGCCTGCTTCGTCGACTCAATGGCCACGGAGAATATCCCCGCGTGGGGGTACGGGCTTCGCTACCAGTACGGGATCTTCTCGCAGAAGATCATCGACGGGTACCAAGTGGAGACCCCGGACTACTGGCTCAACTTCGGTAACGCGTGGGAGATCGAGCGTAACGAGGTACAGTTCCCAATTACTTTCTACGGGTACGTCGACAGGTCCGAGAAGGACGCGTCCACTTTATCCCCGTCGCAGTGGATCGGTGGCGAGAGAATCATCGCCGTCGCGTACGACATGCCCGTGCCAGGTTACAAGACCAGCAACGTCAATAATCTGAGATTGTGGCAGGCAAGACCCACCACGGAGTTCGATTTCGCCAAGTTCAACTCGGGGGACTACAGAAACTCCGTCGGGCAACAACAGCGTGCCGAGTCCATCACCGCCGTGCTGTACCCGAACGATAACTTCGAACAGGGCAAGGAACTCAGACTCAAGCAACAGTACTTCTGGTGTTCCGCCTCCTTGCACGATATCATCAGACGgttcaagaaatcaaagagaCCCTGGTCAGAGTTCCCAGACCAGATCGCCATCCAGTTGAACGACACTCATCCAACACTCGCATTGGTCGAATTGCAAAGAATCCTGGtcgatttggagaaattggACTGGCACGAGGCATGGGAGATCGTAACAAACACTTTCGCCTACACCAACCACACAGTCATGCAGGAGGCCCTCGAGAAATGGCCTGTTGGGCTGTTCGGACACTTGCTACCAAGACACTTGGAGATCATCTACGACATCAACTGGTTCTTCCTACAAGAGGTCGCCAAGAAGTTCCCCAAGGATATCGACCTGCTTTCCAGAATCTCCATCATCGAGGAGGCAGGGGCCGAGAGACAGATCAGAATGGCGTTCTTGGCCATCGTGGGGTCCCACAAGGTGAACGGTGTTGCCGAGTTGCATTCggaattgatcaaaaagACAATATTCCACGACTTCGTCAAGTTCTACGGAGAATCCAAATTCACAAACGTCACTAACGGTATCACCCCAAGAAGATGGTTGAAACAGGCCAACCCTAAATTGACAGACCTCATCGCAGAGGCCATCAACGACCCACAGTTCAACTTCCTCTTGGATATGCCAAAGCTAACGGAAATGACCAAGTTCGCCGAGGACAAAGAGTTCCAGGACAAATGGGATAAAGTCAAGCAACACAACAAGATCAGACTCGCGGACttgatcaagaacttgaacgaCGGCGTCGACATCATCGACAGAGAACACATCAGCGACACCATGTTTGACATCCAGGTCAAGCGTATCCACGAGTACAAAAGGCAACAGTTGAACGTCTTCGGTGTCGTGTACCGTTACTTGGCCATGAAGACCATGCTGAAGAACGGCGTCCCCATCGAGGAAGTCGCAAAGAAGTTCCCTCGGAAGGTCTCCATCTTCGGCGGGAAGAGCGCCCCAGGGTACTACATGGCCAAACTGATCATCAAGCTAATCAACTCTGTCGCGGAGGTCGTGAACAACGACGCAGAGATCGagaacttgttgaaagtCGTCTTCATCCCAGAATACAACGTCTCCAAGGCAGAAATCATCATCCCTGCAAGCGACATCAGCGAACATATCTCCACCGCGGGGACAGAGGCCTCCGGTACCTCCAACATGAAGTTCGTCATGAACGGTGGGCTGATCATCGGGACCGTCGACGGTGCCAACGTCGAGATCACAAGAGAGATCGGCGAGGACAACATCTTCTTGTTCGGTAACCTGAGCGAGAACGTCGAGGACCTAAGATACAATCACCAGTACCACCCAACGGCCCTCCCAGAGGacttggagaaagtgttgGACTACATCGAACAGGGCAACTTTTCCCCAGAAAACCCTCAGGAGTTCAAGCCAATCGTCGACGCCGTCAAGCAACACGGCGATTACTACTTGGTCAGCGACGACTTCGACTCGTACATCGCGACGCAGGAACTTGCCGACCAGTTCTACCACAACGACAGACGTGAATGGATCAAAAAATCTATCCTGTCTGTGGCAAACATCGGGTTCTTCAGCAGTGACCGTTGTATCCAGGAATACTCGGAAACGATCTGGAACGTGGAACCTGTCAAGGCCTGA
- the SAT4 gene encoding serine/threonine protein kinase SAT4 (similar to Saccharomyces cerevisiae SAT4 (YCR008W); ancestral locus Anc_1.423) codes for MPTSNDTDGSVSRKNTLSKMKKFFGAGSTTTDTAKKLNNSNAQGSGSPKLGSPLQKGSFYIGGIESELRAVSPTHSNSSVLSLSKKIDNNLTPKSLSSSSTASLGSNTSSKAPKKTQQRKKASPPPPATINPVQSPTSVTTSPNGSLVDISVPNAKASPQCKRFIVFENGRHEHHLKNAKRQEKLTSMLKNMVGAQKLRNEARSAVPDIIQGGKAASRTANYPPTLISGLVKQLEQNSDRNARGDHPISGASNVGEEKPLKRSKVPGAAPAPVEQKDSRSFAEKYGRCQEVLGKGAFGVVRICHKKPMSKMEGEKLFAVKEFKRKSSEPVDKYSKRLTSEFCISSSLHHPNIVATLDLFQDAKGDYCEVMEYCAGGDLFTLIIAFGKLEYMEADCFFKQLVRGVVYMHDMGVCHRDLKPENLLLTSNGIVKITDFGNSECFKMAWEKDIHLSGGVCGSTPYIAPEEYTHKEFDPRPVDIWACGVIYMAMRTGRQLWNAAKKDDHFYMKYLRGRREKDGYEPIEHLKRARCRNVIYSMLDPVPHRRITGKQILNSEWGREMKCCTDSHLRKPTS; via the coding sequence ATGCCAACATCTAACGATACTGATGGCTCTGTGTCCAGAAAGAAcactctttcaaagatgaagaaattctttGGCGCGGGGAGCACCACCACAGACACCGCGAAGAAACTCAATAATTCGAACGCTCAAGGGTCAGGGTCCCCCAAATTGGGTTCCCCCTTGCAAAAGGGGAGTTTTTATATTGGCGGTATCGAGAGTGAGTTGAGAGCCGTCTCACCCACTCACTCTAACTCATCCGTACTCTCTCTGTCCAAAAAGATAGATAACAATTTGACCCCGAAATCcttgtcctcgtcgtcgacaGCATCCCTGGGTTCAAACACTTCCTCAAAGGCCCCCAAGAAGACTCAGCAGAGGAAGAAGgcatcaccaccaccgcccGCTACCATCAACCCAGTGCAGAGTCCAACAAGTGTCACGACTTCGCCCAATGGGTCGCTAGTAGATATTTCGGTCCCCAATGCTAAAGCGTCTCCACAGTGTAAAAGGTTCATCGTGTTCGAAAATGGGAGACACGAACaccatttgaagaacgcaAAGAGACAGGAGAAATTGACCtcgatgttgaagaatatGGTCGGTGCGCAGAAATTGAGGAACGAGGCGAGATCAGCAGTGCCCGACATCATACAAGGTGGGAAAGCGGCAAGTAGAACCGCTAACTACCCTCCCACTCTGATCTCCGGGTTGGTCaaacaactggaacagAACAGTGATAGGAACGCGAGGGGGGACCACCCGATTAGTGGCGCGTCCAACGTCGGTGAGGAGAAACCCCTCAAGAGGAGTAAAGTCCCGGGTGCGGCACCGGCACCAGTGGAACAGAAGGACTCGAGGTCGTTTGCGGAGAAGTACGGCAGGTGTCAGGAGGTGCTAGGTAAAGGCGCCTTCGGGGTGGTCAGGATATGTCACAAGAAACCCATGAGTAAAATGGAGGgggagaaactgtttgcaGTGAAGGAATTCAAAAGGAAGAGCTCAGAACCAGTCGACAAGTACTCCAAGAGACTCACCTCCGAGTTTTGTATCTCCTCCTCATTGCACCATCCAAATATCGTCGCCACCCTAGACCTCTTCCAGGACGCGAAGGGCGACTACTGTGAAGTAATGGAGTACTGTGCTGGTGGCGACCTGTTCACACTCATCATTGCGTTCGGGAAACTGGAGTACATGGAGGCagactgtttcttcaaacaaCTAGTCAGAGGCGTCGTGTACATGCACGACATGGGCGTCTGTCACAGAGACTTGAAACCTGAAAACTTGCTTCTCACATCAAACGGGATCGTCAAGATCACCGATTTCGGGAACAGCGAATGTTTCAAGATGGCGTGGGAGAAGGATATACACCTCAGCGGCGGCGTCTGCGGGTCCACGCCCTATATCGCCCCGGAGGAGTACACACACAAGGAGTTCGACCCAAGGCCAGTGGATATCTGGGCCTGTGGTGTCATCTACATGGCTATGAGAACAGGGAGGCAACTGTGGAACGCAGCGAAGAAAGACGACCATTTCTACATGAAGTACCTCAGGGGGAGAAGGGAGAAGGACGGGTACGAACCCATAGAACACCTCAAGAGGGCAAGGTGCAGAAACGTCATATACTCGATGCTGGACCCGGTGCCGCACAGAAGGATCACTGGTAAGcagattttgaacagcGAGTGGGGGAGGGAGATGAAGTGCTGTACGGACTCGCATCTCAGGAAACCGACCTCCTAA
- the KNAG0E01400 gene encoding BAR domain-containing protein (similar to Saccharomyces cerevisiae RVS161 (YCR009C); ancestral locus Anc_1.424) → MSWVGFKKAINRAGNSVIVKSVDKTPDKEFDLEERRYRVLQRAGDELQKEAKGYLDSIRAVTASQVTIAEVISSLYDDSKYISGGGYNVGNYYLQSVQDFDSETVKQLDGPFRETVLDPITKFSSYFKEIDEAIKKRSHKKQDYDAAKAKVRRMIDKPAKDASKLPKAERELQIAKDIYDNLNDQLKMELPQLVSLRVPYYDPSFEALVKIQMRFCTEGYTRLAQIQQYLDPQSRDDYANGLLDDKIADLLKQMATLDICALGFK, encoded by the coding sequence ATGAGTTGGGTTGGGTTCAAGAAGGCGATAAATAGGGCTGGTAACAGTGTGATTGTGAAGAGCGTGGACAAGACGCCCGATAAGGAGTTCGACTTGGAGGAGCGGCGCTACAGGGTGTTGCAGAGGGCTGGTGACGAGTTGCAGAAGGAGGCGAAGGGGTACCTGGACTCGATACGGGCTGTGACTGCGTCGCAGGTGACCATTGCGGAGGTTATCTCCAGCTTGTATGACGACTCGAAGTATATCAGCGGGGGTGGGTACAATGTGGGGAACTACTACTTGCAAAGTGTGCAAGATTTTGATTCCGAGACGGTGAAGCAGTTGGATGGGCCGTTCAGGGAGACCGTTTTGGATCCGATCACCAAGTTTTCCTCGTACTTTAAGGAGATTGACGAGGCGATAAAGAAGAGAAGCCACAAGAAACAGGACTACGATGCTGCGAAGGCGAAAGTGCGTAGGATGATCGACAAGCCGGCGAAGGATGCGTCTAAACTGCCCAAGGCGGAAAGAGAGTTACAAATCGCAAAGGATATCTACGATAATTTGAACGACCAGTTGAAGATGGAACTACCACAGCTTGTGTCGCTACGGGTGCCGTACTACGACCCAAGTTTCGAGGCGCTGGTCAAGATCCAGATGCGGTTCTGTACGGAGGGGTACACCCGTTTGGCACAGATCCAGCAGTACCTGGACCCGCAATCGAGAGACGACTATGCCAATGGGTTGCTGGACGACAAGATCGCCGAtttgttgaaacagatggcGACGCTGGATATATGTGCTCTTGGGTTCAAGTGA